A part of Carassius carassius chromosome 32, fCarCar2.1, whole genome shotgun sequence genomic DNA contains:
- the yipf4 gene encoding protein YIPF4: MQFSPTNGDFTFVSSTDSEELSGTIDAPDITLNMGPDSTRDAYATTFLRQRGYGWLLEVEEEDSEDTKPLLEELDIDLKDIYYKIRCVLMPMPSLGFNRQVVRDNPDFWGPLAVVLLFSMISIYGQFRVVSWIITIWIFGSLTIFLLARVLGGEVSYGQVLGVIGYSLLPLIVIAPLLLVIGGFEVVSTLIKLFGVFWAAYSAASLLVGDEFKTKKPLLIYPIFLLYIYFLSLYTGV; encoded by the exons ATGCAGTTCTCTCCCACCAACGGAGATTTTACCTTCGTCTCCTCGACGGACTCTGAAG AGCTCAGCGGCACCATCGATGCACCAGATATCACACTAAATATGGGCCCTGATTCCACCAGGGACGCTTACGCCACCACCTTCCTGAGACAGAGAGGCTATGGATGGTTGCTGGAGGTGGAGGAAGAGGATTCTGAGGACACAAAACCGCTCTT GGAGGAGTTGGACATTGATTTAAAGGACATCTACTATAAGATCAGGTGTGTGTTGATGCCCATGCCCTCGCTGGGATTTAATAGACAGGTGGTGAGAGACAATCCTGATTTCTGGGGCCCACTGGCTGTTGTCCTGCTCTTCTCCATGATCTCCATCTATGGACAGTTTAGG GTTGTTTCCTGGATTATTACGATCTGGATATTTGGATCACTGACTATTTTCCTTCTTGCAAGAGTGCTGGGTGGAGAG gtGTCTTATGGGCAAGTGCTTGGGGTTATTGGCTATTCTTTGCTCCCACTCATTGTAATAGCACCTCTTCTCCTGGTCATTGGGGGTTTTGAAGTCGTCTCTACACTCATAAAG cttttTGGAGTATTCTGGGCTGCATACAGTGCTGCCTCTTTACTCGTCGGTGATGAATTCAAAACGAAGAAACCCCTTCTCATATATCCCATCTTTCTTTTGTACATCTACTTCCTGTCTCTGTATACTGGAGTCTGA